A stretch of the Vigna radiata var. radiata cultivar VC1973A chromosome 7, Vradiata_ver6, whole genome shotgun sequence genome encodes the following:
- the LOC106768772 gene encoding PH, RCC1 and FYVE domains-containing protein 1 isoform X2 produces MADPQKTALGERDIEQALTFLKKGSHLLKYGRRGKPKFCPFRLSNDESLLLWYSGKEEKKLKLGTVSRIIPGQRTATFQRYPRPEKEYQSFSLIYNDRSLDLICKDKEEAEIWFIGLKALVTRGNNHKWRFESRTDDSQCSDSPKSSTRKSTPSNTPFSDPGDGGGAAFDVKNRWVKAFSEIISFNAASKGSSQAESIANSSLSSGSADNSSNRNSSSEAFRVSLSSAVSSSSQGSYHEDFDSLSDIFIWGEGIGNGILGGGVHRVGALSSSEMDAFLPKALESKLVLDVQSISCGYRHAILVTKQGEIFSWGEESGGRLGHGVEMDVRHPKLVEALGGLNIELVACGEYHTCAVTYSGDLYTWGDGAHNSGMLGHGIEATHWVPKKVSGNLEGLRVSYVSCGPWHTAIVTSAGQLFTFGDGTFGALGHGNHSSATIPQEVETLRGFRTTRVACGVWHTAAVVEVLTESVESSTSSSCKRLFTWGDGDKGQLGHADKKPRLVPECVIALSTENISQVACGHSLTIALTTSGRVYTVGSTAYGQLGCPASDGKVPTCVKIADSFVEDIACGSYHVAVLTSKAEVYTWGKGLNGQLGHGDNDHRNKPTLVEFLKDKQVKSVFCGSNFTVAVCLHKWIPSVDQSTCFGCRNSFNFRRKRHNCYNCGLVFCKSCTSKKSLKASLAPNACKLYRVCEDCYLKLKKSSESVPLVQTPPSLRSVSLQENRTTKIQGTLLRLSSFASILHTVSGQSKLPDSQDIHRSPASNGKLEMRGFASSKSSNSVFVDSKKHISFSEPAARISCQSTSPVSSKSSPRESYEDINDDLKHRNDILSQEVISLRTQVEDLTRKSKSLEAELERTSKQLKEVTTVAADEAGKCISAKEVIKSLTAQVG; encoded by the exons ATGGCTGATCCTCAGAAAACTGCTCTTGGCGAGAGAGATATCGAGCAG GCACTTACATTTCTTAAGAAAGGCTCGCATCTTCTAAAGTACGGGCGAAGAGGGAAGCCGAAGTTCTGCCCATTTAGGCTTTCCAAT GATGAGTCTCTACTGTTATGGTACTCTGGCAAGGAAGAGAAAAAGCTTAAGCTTGGTACAGTTTCAAGGATCATTCCAGGGCAGAGAACT GCAACATTTCAGCGGTATCCACGACCTGAGAAGGAATATCAATCATTTTCTCTTATATACAACGACAGATCCTTGGATTTG ATATGCAAGGACAAAGAAGAAGCTGAAATCTGGTTTATTGGTCTTAAGGCATTAGTTACTCGAGGGAACAATCACAAGTGGAGATTTGAGTCAAGAACTGATGACAGTCAGTGTTCTGATAGTCCAAAATCTAGCACACGAAAATCCACTCCTTCAAATACACCATTTTCT GACCCTGGAGATGGTGGTGGAGCTGcttttgatgtgaaaaataGATGGGTTAAGGCTTTCTCTGAAATAATTTCGTTCAATGCAGCTAGCAAGGGTTCCAGTCAAGCTGAATCTATTGCAAATTCCTCCTTATCCTCTGGATCTGCAGATAACTCAAGCAATCGAAATTCTTCATCTGAGGCATTTCGAGTTAGTTTGTCTAGTGCTGTAAGTTCCTCCAGCCAGGGTTCTTATCATGAAGATTTTGATTCCCtaagtgatatttttatttggGGAGAAGGTATTGGCAATGGAATTCTTGGTGGTGGTGTACATAGAGTTGGAGCCTTGTCTAGTTCTGAGATGGATGCTTTCCTTCCCAAGGCATTGGAATCAAAGTTAGTTCTAGATGTTCAAAGTATTAGTTGTGGCTACAGACATGCTATTCTGGTTACCAAGCAGGGAGAGATATTTAGTTGGGGAGAGGAGTCAGGAGGTAGGCTTGGACATGGTGTAGAAATGGATGTTCGTCACCCTAAACTTGTTGAAGCTCTTGGTGGCTTGAATATTGAGTTAGTAGCATGTGGAGAATATCATACATGCGCTGTTACTTATTCTGGGGATCTTTATACATGGGGTGATGGTGCTCACAATTCTGGCATGCTTGGACATGGAATTGAAGCCACTCACTGGGTTCCTAAGAAAGTAAGTGGTAATTTGGAGGGTTTACGTGTATCTTATGTGTCCTGTGGACCTTGGCACACAGCTATTGTTACATCAGCTGGGCAATTGTTCACATTTGGCGATGGAACTTTTGGTGCCTTAGGACACGGAAATCATAGTAGTGCAACTATTCCTCAGGAAGTGGAAACTTTGAGAGGGTTTAGAACAACCAGAGTTGCTTGTGGTGTTTGGCACACTGCTGCAGTTGTGGAGGTGTTAACTGAGTCTGTGGAATCTTCTACAAGCTCATCTTGCAAAAGACTGTTCACGTGGGGTGATGGAGATAAAGGCCAACTTGGACATGCTGATAAGAAACCTAGACTAGTTCCTGAGTGTGTAATTGCATTGAGTACTGAAAACATTAGCCAGGTGGCTTGTGGCCACAGTCTTACAATTGCTTTGACAACATCAGGACGTGTATATACAGTGGGAAGCACTGCTTATGGGCAACTTGGGTGTCCTGCATCTGATGGAAAAGTCCCTACGTGTGTTAAAATTGCTGACAGTTTTGTAGAAGATATTGCCTGTGGTTCATATCATGTTGCAGTCTTGACTTCCAAGGCAGAGGTTTACACATGGGGAAAGGGTTTGAATGGGCAATTAGGTCATGGAGACAATGATCACAGGAATAAACCCACACTTGTTgagtttttaaaagataaacaagtgaaaagTGTATTTTGTGGTTCAAACTTTACTGTTGCTGTATGTCTTCATAAATGGATCCCAAGTGTTGATCAATCTACATGTTTTGGATGTCgtaattcatttaatttcagAAGAAAACGTCATAATTGTTACAATTGTGGACTTGTGTTTTGCAAATCTTGCACCAGCAAGAAATCTTTAAAAGCTTCCCTTGCTCCCAATGCTTGTAAGCTGTATCGAGTTTGTGAGGACTGTTATCTCAAACTTAAAAAATCTTCTGAATCAGTACCCTTGGTGCAAACTCCTCCTAGCTTGAGAAGTGTAAGTTTGCAAGAGAACAGAACCACTAAAATACAGGGAACACTATTGAGGCTTTCATCTTTTGCTTCTATTCTTCATACAGTAAGTGGTCAATCCAAGCTTCCAGATTCACAAGATATCCATCGTTCCCCGGCTTCAAATGGAAAATTAGAGATGAGGGGTTTTGCTTCttcaaaatcatcaaattctgTTTTTGTGGATTCTAAGAAACACATTTCATTTTCTGAGCCTGCTGCAAGAATATCTTGTCAATCAACATCTCCAGTTTCATCAAAGTCAAGTCCAAGAGAATCGTATGAAGATATcaatgatgatttaaagcacagaaatgatattttaagtCAAGAAGTTATAAGTTTAAGGACTCAG GTCGAAGATCTTACTCGAAAATCGAAAAGTTTAGAGGCTGAACTTGAGAGAACATCAAAGCAATTGAAGGAAGTGACTACAGTAGCTGCAGATGAAGCTGGAAAGTGTATATCAGCAAAAGaggtcataaaatcattgactGCACAGGTTGG
- the LOC111242025 gene encoding uncharacterized protein LOC111242025, whose protein sequence is MDSNQKLMKDQGELFSDPERYRRLVGKLIYLTITRPNLSYPVGAVSQFMQNPHVDHWNAVIRILRYVKGNPRQGLLYEDKGSTRVEGYCDADWAGCPIDRRSTSGYCVLLGGNLVSWKSKKQSVVARSSAEAEYRSMALTTCELVWIRQLLQELKFCENEQMKLYCDNQAALHIASNPVFHERTKHIEIDCHFIREKLLSKDLVTEFVNSNGQLADILTKSLRGPRIQFICSKLGAYDLYAPT, encoded by the coding sequence ATGGACTCAAACCAAAAGTTGATGAAAGACCAAGGTGAACTTTTCTCAGATCCAGAGAGATATAGAAGGCTTGTTGGAAAACTCATCTATCTTACCATAACAAGACCAAATCTTTCTTATCCGGTGGGAGCtgtgagtcaatttatgcaaaatccACATGTTGATCATTGGAATGCAGTGATTCGCATTCTCAGATATGTAAAAGGGAACCCAAGACAGGGATTGTTGTATGAGGACAAAGGAAGCACTCGTGTTGAGggatattgtgatgcagattgggctgGTTGTCCAATTGACAGAAGATCTACCTCAGGATATTGTGTTTTACTTGGAGGGAACCttgtatcttggaaaagtaagaaacaaagtgttgttgctcgatctagtgctgaagctgAGTATCGATCTATGGCTCTAACTACATGTGAACTTGTGTGGATTAGACAACTCCTTCAAgagttgaaattttgtgaaaatgagcAGATGAAGTTGTACTGTGACAATCAAGCCGCCCTTCACATTGCCTCCAATCCAGTGTTTcatgaaagaacaaaacacatagAGATTGACTGTCATTTTATCAGAGAGAAGTTATTGTCAAAGGATCTTGTTACTGAGTTTGTCAACTCTAATGGACAACTCGCAGACATTCTGACCAAATCTCTAAGAGGGCctagaattcaatttatatgttccaagcttggtgcatatgatctatatgctccaacttga